Proteins encoded by one window of Winogradskyella sp. PG-2:
- a CDS encoding glutamine synthetase III → MSTLRFHAVKESLKRVPLKINETQRRSEVFGTNVFNETAMRQYLTKDALASIMAAIEKGIKIDRLIADHIATGMKEWAISKGATHYTHWFQPLTGATAEKHDAFFETIGNGLAIEKFEGKQLVQQEPDASSFPNGGIRNTFEARGYTAWDPTSPAFIYGTTLCVPTVFVSYTGEALDYKTPLLRALNAVDSAAVAVCKYFDKNVRKVNASLGWEQEYFLIDLGLAISRPDIVLTGRTLLGHSPAKGQQLDDHYFGTIPTRAMAYMRDLENECMLLGIPVKTRHNEVAPNQFELAPIYEEANLAVDHNSLLMDVMQKVAKRHNFKVLMHEKPFAGVNGSGKHNNWSLSTDKGVNLLSPGKTPMSNLQFLTFFINTIKAVQSHEELLRAAIASASNDHRLGANEAPPAIISVFIGGQLTKVLKELETVTKGKLSPKEKTDLKLNVVGKIPEVILDNTDRNRTSPFAFTGNKFEFRAVGSTANCANPMTVLNTIVAKQLIDFKIEVDELIDKNAMKKDDAIFNVLREYIKTSKEILFEGNGYSDAWEKEAKKRGLSNNKTTPEALKVKISKASIELFDSLGVMNKVESEARYEIEMEEYSLHIQIESRVLGDIARNHVVPTAVRYQNILIENVTGLKAIYGEKFKRLAKEQLSLIEQISEHIEAINSLVTKMTDARKKCNAQVELQNKAEGYCNKVKPLFESIRFHCDKLELMIDDELWPLTKYRELLFTK, encoded by the coding sequence ATGTCAACACTTAGATTTCATGCAGTAAAAGAATCTTTAAAACGAGTACCATTAAAGATTAATGAAACCCAACGCCGTTCTGAAGTATTTGGAACAAATGTATTCAATGAGACAGCAATGCGTCAATATTTAACTAAAGATGCATTAGCCAGTATAATGGCAGCCATTGAAAAAGGAATAAAAATTGATCGCTTAATTGCAGATCATATTGCTACAGGAATGAAGGAATGGGCTATTTCAAAAGGGGCTACACATTATACACATTGGTTTCAACCTTTAACAGGAGCTACGGCAGAAAAGCATGATGCATTCTTTGAAACCATTGGTAATGGATTGGCTATTGAAAAGTTTGAAGGTAAGCAGTTAGTTCAACAAGAGCCAGATGCTTCAAGTTTTCCAAATGGTGGCATCAGAAATACATTTGAAGCAAGAGGTTATACAGCTTGGGATCCTACTTCACCAGCTTTTATATATGGTACGACATTATGTGTCCCAACGGTTTTTGTGTCTTATACAGGTGAAGCTCTGGATTATAAAACTCCTTTGCTACGTGCTTTAAATGCAGTTGATAGTGCAGCTGTAGCTGTATGTAAGTATTTCGATAAGAATGTGAGAAAAGTAAATGCTTCCTTGGGTTGGGAGCAGGAATATTTCCTTATAGACTTAGGTTTGGCTATTTCAAGACCAGATATCGTTTTAACAGGTAGAACATTATTAGGACATTCGCCAGCAAAGGGTCAACAGTTAGATGATCATTATTTTGGAACGATACCTACAAGAGCAATGGCTTATATGCGTGATTTAGAAAATGAATGTATGCTATTAGGTATTCCAGTAAAAACAAGACATAATGAAGTAGCGCCAAATCAGTTTGAATTGGCTCCTATATATGAAGAGGCAAATTTAGCTGTCGATCATAACTCCTTATTAATGGATGTGATGCAAAAAGTGGCAAAGCGTCATAATTTTAAAGTGTTGATGCATGAAAAACCATTTGCAGGTGTGAATGGATCTGGTAAACATAATAATTGGAGTTTAAGTACTGATAAAGGTGTGAATTTGTTGTCACCAGGAAAAACACCTATGAGCAACCTTCAGTTTTTAACCTTCTTTATAAATACTATTAAAGCTGTGCAAAGTCATGAAGAATTATTGAGAGCAGCAATTGCTTCAGCAAGTAACGATCATCGTTTGGGTGCAAATGAAGCTCCACCAGCTATAATATCTGTATTTATAGGGGGACAATTGACAAAAGTTTTAAAAGAATTAGAAACGGTAACAAAAGGAAAGCTTTCACCAAAAGAAAAAACAGATTTAAAGCTTAATGTCGTAGGTAAAATTCCTGAAGTAATATTAGATAATACAGATAGAAATAGAACATCACCTTTTGCATTTACGGGAAATAAGTTTGAATTTAGAGCCGTTGGTTCTACTGCAAATTGCGCCAATCCAATGACCGTTTTAAATACAATAGTAGCTAAACAACTCATTGATTTTAAAATTGAGGTTGATGAGCTAATCGATAAAAATGCTATGAAAAAAGATGATGCTATTTTCAATGTATTAAGGGAATATATTAAAACATCAAAAGAAATTCTTTTCGAAGGAAATGGTTACAGTGATGCATGGGAAAAAGAAGCTAAAAAGCGTGGCCTGAGTAATAATAAAACAACACCAGAAGCTCTAAAAGTAAAGATATCTAAAGCGTCAATAGAACTTTTTGATAGCTTAGGTGTAATGAACAAGGTAGAGTCTGAAGCGCGTTACGAAATAGAAATGGAAGAGTATAGTCTTCATATTCAAATTGAGAGTCGTGTTTTAGGTGATATTGCGCGTAATCATGTAGTGCCAACAGCAGTTCGTTATCAAAATATATTAATAGAAAATGTCACTGGGCTTAAGGCAATTTATGGAGAGAAATTTAAGAGACTTGCTAAAGAACAACTGTCATTAATAGAGCAAATTTCAGAGCATATTGAAGCTATAAATTCGTTGGTAACTAAAATGACTGATGCTCGTAAAAAATGTAATGCGCAAGTTGAGTTGCAGAATAAAGCTGAAGGGTATTGTAATAAAGTAAAACCATTGTTTGAAAGCATTAGATTCCATTGTGATAAGTTGGAATTAATGATAGATGATGAGTTATGGCCATTAACTAAATATAGAGAGCTTTTATTTACGAAATAG
- a CDS encoding glutamine synthetase beta-grasp domain-containing protein, with protein MAKIKLEYIWLDGYFPTQNMRSKTKVEEHENFKGTIEELGMWSFDGSSTRQAEGGSSDCLLKPVAIYPDPDRINGYLVMTEVLNADGTPHVSNGRATIDDDDNDFWFGFEQEYFIMDTKTQLPLGFPVGGYPAPQGMYYCSVGGKNTHGRSLVEEHADMCIDAGLNFEGINQEVASGQWEFQLFAKGAKKAGDEIWVARYLLDRLTEKYGYYIDYHPKPLGKDMDWNGSGMHANFSNEVLRTCGSEETYGKICEAFRPVVKEHIEVYGEFNDQRLTGDHETAAITDFSWGVSDRGASIRIPIITVEKGWKGWLEDRRPASNGDPYKIAGRIIKTVKSADIS; from the coding sequence ATGGCAAAAATTAAATTAGAGTACATTTGGCTAGATGGTTACTTCCCAACTCAGAATATGAGAAGTAAAACCAAGGTAGAAGAGCATGAAAACTTTAAAGGAACTATTGAAGAATTAGGAATGTGGTCTTTTGACGGATCATCAACTAGACAAGCTGAAGGTGGATCTTCTGACTGTTTATTAAAACCTGTAGCAATCTATCCTGATCCAGACAGAATCAACGGATATTTAGTTATGACTGAGGTTTTAAATGCTGATGGAACACCTCATGTTTCTAATGGTAGAGCAACTATTGATGATGATGATAATGATTTCTGGTTTGGTTTTGAGCAAGAGTATTTTATTATGGATACTAAAACGCAATTGCCATTAGGATTCCCAGTTGGCGGATATCCTGCACCTCAAGGTATGTATTATTGTTCTGTTGGTGGAAAAAACACTCATGGTAGAAGTTTAGTTGAAGAACATGCCGATATGTGTATTGATGCAGGTTTAAACTTTGAAGGTATTAACCAAGAAGTTGCATCAGGTCAATGGGAATTCCAATTATTTGCTAAAGGCGCTAAAAAAGCAGGAGATGAAATATGGGTTGCTAGATATTTACTAGATCGCTTAACAGAAAAGTATGGTTACTATATTGATTATCACCCAAAACCATTAGGTAAAGATATGGATTGGAATGGTTCTGGTATGCACGCCAATTTCTCTAACGAAGTATTAAGAACTTGCGGCTCTGAAGAAACATACGGGAAAATTTGTGAAGCTTTCCGTCCAGTTGTAAAAGAACATATTGAAGTATATGGTGAGTTTAACGATCAACGTTTAACAGGTGACCATGAAACTGCAGCTATTACAGATTTCTCTTGGGGAGTTTCTGATAGAGGAGCATCAATTCGTATTCCAATTATTACTGTAGAGAAAGGTTGGAAAGGTTGGTTAGAAGATCGTAGACCAGCTTCAAATGGTGACCCATACAAGATTGCAGGTAGAATTATTAAAACTGTGAAAAGTGCTGATATTTCTTAA
- a CDS encoding calcium/sodium antiporter, with protein MSVFLVIAGLALLVVGGDFLVRASVALSFRFKISKLVIGMTVVSFATSAPELLVSLQAAMDGISDIALGNVIGSNIANIGLVLGITAIISPLAVDRDFYKFNWPMMMLASFVLYFFLKNDGVLTALEGIIMFITLITFLIILIRNSRKSTKASLEEVDDALSEVSDFKIVAWLFIGAAGLYFGSEWLVEGAKQLAKAIGISDYAISVTVIAIGTSVPELAASVIAALKKEKAISLGNLIGSNIFNIASVLGLTAIVKPIVVNPETPQILSTNIFWMIAFAAVLIPLMIIPKRFEIGRLKGMLLFGAYLVFIYITLK; from the coding sequence ATGAGTGTATTTCTTGTTATAGCAGGTTTAGCGTTGTTGGTTGTTGGTGGAGATTTTTTGGTGAGAGCTTCAGTTGCCTTGTCATTTAGATTTAAAATATCTAAACTAGTTATTGGTATGACAGTTGTGTCTTTTGCAACATCTGCACCAGAGTTATTGGTAAGTTTACAGGCAGCTATGGATGGAATTTCTGATATTGCTTTAGGTAATGTTATTGGTTCTAATATTGCTAATATTGGTTTGGTTTTGGGTATTACTGCTATAATTTCTCCATTAGCAGTAGATAGGGATTTTTATAAATTTAATTGGCCAATGATGATGTTGGCTTCTTTTGTATTGTACTTTTTCTTAAAAAATGACGGTGTCCTCACTGCGTTAGAAGGTATAATAATGTTTATAACATTAATTACTTTCTTAATTATTTTAATAAGAAACTCTAGAAAGTCAACTAAAGCAAGTTTAGAAGAAGTAGATGATGCTTTATCTGAGGTTTCAGATTTTAAAATTGTAGCTTGGTTATTTATTGGGGCAGCTGGTCTATACTTTGGGTCAGAATGGTTAGTAGAGGGCGCTAAACAATTGGCTAAAGCAATTGGTATTAGCGATTATGCAATTTCTGTTACTGTAATTGCAATTGGTACTAGTGTACCTGAGTTAGCCGCTTCAGTTATTGCAGCATTAAAGAAAGAAAAGGCTATTTCTTTAGGTAATTTAATTGGATCTAACATATTTAATATAGCCTCAGTTTTAGGGTTGACAGCAATTGTAAAACCGATAGTTGTAAATCCAGAAACACCGCAAATATTATCTACTAATATCTTTTGGATGATAGCGTTTGCTGCAGTTTTAATTCCATTAATGATTATTCCTAAACGTTTTGAAATAGGGAGGTTAAAAGGAATGTTGTTATTTGGCGCATACTTAGTGTTTATATACATAACACTTAAATAG
- a CDS encoding DUF5041 domain-containing protein, translating to MLIFASSWLDKEYNFHRFCGVVNLKDDDEKTTELLTSSPNYIVINYKISEIEE from the coding sequence ATGCTAATTTTCGCATCATCTTGGCTTGATAAGGAATATAATTTCCATAGATTTTGCGGAGTAGTAAATCTAAAAGATGATGATGAAAAAACCACCGAATTATTAACATCATCCCCAAATTATATAGTAATTAATTATAAAATATCTGAAATAGAAGAATAA
- a CDS encoding BlaI/MecI/CopY family transcriptional regulator, whose amino-acid sequence MQKLTNKEEEIMHILWKLEKAFVKDVLAEIKSDKPHYNTLSTIIRNLEEKGYVSYNAYGKTHQYFPIISKENYKTKFMNTAIENYFNSSYKNVVSFFAKEEKISVAELKEIIELIENKN is encoded by the coding sequence ATGCAAAAACTAACAAACAAAGAAGAAGAAATTATGCATATTCTATGGAAGCTAGAAAAAGCTTTTGTAAAAGATGTTTTAGCTGAAATTAAATCCGATAAACCTCATTATAACACGCTTTCTACTATAATTAGAAACCTAGAAGAAAAAGGCTACGTAAGTTATAATGCTTATGGGAAAACGCATCAATATTTCCCTATCATATCTAAAGAAAATTATAAAACTAAATTTATGAACACTGCAATTGAGAATTACTTTAATAGTTCTTACAAAAATGTAGTGTCATTTTTTGCTAAAGAAGAAAAGATTAGCGTTGCAGAGCTTAAGGAGATTATTGAGTTAATAGAAAATAAAAATTAA
- a CDS encoding M56 family metallopeptidase, whose protein sequence is MEYLLKASAVIVLFYLCFYFFLKKETFFNHNRWFLLAGVIIALIFPLIVIPVEVIDEPNLVHETVFAFNDVIPVVVEKPIVQSKFQWQIIIPIIYGIGLTIFLIQFLFQFGSLIILLLKNPKDNDGIYTYVIVNNKISPFSFFKWIVYNPESFNNEELQLMLTHEKVHASQLHSIDILIIQLVCSVFWFNPLIWLYRKELRQNLEYIADYKTQEKSNSEKEYQHLLLKTSVANLNVSLSNNFYNSLIKERIVMLKKSRSNKKKQWRYLLMLPLLAGLLMSVNTENVYKETETTVEGNNNTIEFVVTKNTTDAELIAMSSTIENKGGTLVFSDIKRNTNKELINLFLKLNNHSYGYTDGTTPIDSFIIYKELYGRRGGFVGRINGATLHFDDDTNDKEIIDSLVKRAHKAITKKGFQTAQINEKPKTDITPIKIVFNKEMTDVQLDEIKKELKSNGIEMNLKHLKRNAKKEIIDINIDFKTKNGSANYNVKNENGIKSFYFKLDENGSFGVGAINKNKFVFAEQILTGKSNTESDSKARVFVFDENDENAFEVDSTHANILIKKHNGNVKHFKGLTGQDTIYFATIDSSKVKRITKLKSNIYYQDDAPVTIIRSVDNNLKNPTVRGYSTTFNNQNTKPLYIVDGKVIKNYQADALDPNNIEKINVLKGDSATQIYGKKGENGVLVITSKNPKSFTFKETKTKSPWRVEVGGVSYIDEDDPRKNSTLAYLTKYTSDIALDNHKENLKKIGITVKFTKLKRNKAGEITSIKVSLKNKKGAQSSATWKVDDGIPSIEFGETDGSLIARTSEMN, encoded by the coding sequence GTGGAATATCTTTTAAAAGCTAGTGCAGTTATAGTACTATTTTATTTGTGTTTCTACTTCTTTTTAAAGAAAGAAACGTTTTTTAATCACAACAGATGGTTTTTATTGGCAGGAGTAATTATTGCATTAATTTTTCCATTAATCGTAATACCTGTTGAGGTTATAGATGAACCCAACTTAGTACATGAGACCGTGTTTGCGTTCAATGATGTGATACCAGTAGTGGTTGAAAAACCAATAGTTCAATCAAAATTTCAATGGCAAATAATCATACCAATTATATATGGTATTGGATTGACCATATTCTTAATTCAGTTTTTATTTCAATTTGGATCCTTAATCATACTATTACTAAAAAACCCAAAAGATAATGACGGTATTTATACCTACGTTATTGTAAATAATAAAATTTCACCTTTTTCATTTTTTAAATGGATTGTTTATAATCCAGAATCATTTAATAACGAAGAGTTGCAATTAATGCTCACTCACGAAAAAGTACATGCTAGTCAATTACATTCTATAGATATATTAATCATACAGTTGGTTTGCAGCGTATTTTGGTTTAATCCATTAATATGGTTATACCGAAAAGAATTGAGACAAAACTTAGAATATATTGCAGATTACAAAACCCAAGAAAAATCAAATAGTGAGAAAGAATACCAACATTTATTACTAAAAACTAGTGTTGCAAATCTAAATGTTTCACTTTCTAATAATTTTTATAATTCATTAATCAAAGAACGCATAGTTATGTTAAAAAAATCAAGATCAAACAAAAAAAAACAATGGAGATACTTATTAATGCTACCATTACTAGCAGGTTTACTCATGAGTGTAAATACCGAAAATGTCTATAAAGAAACTGAGACTACAGTTGAAGGTAATAATAACACTATTGAGTTTGTTGTGACAAAAAACACTACAGATGCTGAACTTATTGCAATGTCTTCTACTATTGAAAATAAGGGAGGAACATTAGTGTTTAGTGATATCAAAAGAAATACAAACAAGGAACTTATTAACCTTTTTCTGAAACTTAATAATCATAGTTATGGTTATACAGATGGCACTACTCCAATAGATTCTTTTATAATTTATAAAGAGTTATATGGTCGTAGAGGTGGTTTTGTAGGTCGTATTAATGGTGCAACTTTACACTTTGATGATGACACAAATGATAAAGAAATTATTGACTCTCTGGTAAAAAGAGCACATAAAGCTATTACTAAAAAAGGCTTCCAAACTGCTCAAATTAATGAAAAACCCAAAACAGATATTACTCCTATCAAAATCGTTTTTAATAAGGAAATGACTGATGTACAATTAGATGAGATTAAGAAAGAACTAAAATCTAATGGTATTGAGATGAACTTAAAGCACTTAAAACGAAACGCAAAAAAAGAAATTATTGATATTAATATAGATTTTAAAACTAAAAATGGTTCTGCTAATTATAATGTGAAAAATGAAAACGGTATTAAGTCTTTCTATTTTAAATTAGATGAAAACGGGAGTTTCGGTGTTGGAGCTATTAATAAAAATAAATTTGTTTTTGCTGAACAAATTTTAACAGGAAAGTCTAATACAGAATCTGACTCAAAAGCTCGAGTATTTGTCTTTGATGAAAATGACGAAAATGCATTTGAGGTTGATTCAACTCATGCAAATATATTAATCAAAAAACATAATGGTAATGTTAAACATTTTAAAGGCCTTACAGGTCAGGACACTATATATTTTGCAACTATAGATTCATCTAAAGTAAAACGTATAACGAAATTAAAATCAAATATTTATTATCAAGATGATGCACCAGTAACAATCATTCGTTCTGTTGACAATAACCTAAAGAATCCTACAGTAAGAGGCTATTCTACTACTTTTAATAATCAAAATACTAAACCACTTTACATTGTAGATGGAAAAGTAATTAAGAATTATCAAGCGGATGCTCTTGATCCAAATAACATTGAAAAAATCAATGTATTAAAAGGAGATTCAGCTACTCAGATTTACGGTAAAAAAGGAGAAAATGGTGTTTTAGTCATTACAAGTAAAAATCCAAAATCCTTCACTTTTAAAGAAACAAAGACTAAAAGTCCTTGGAGAGTAGAAGTTGGTGGTGTAAGCTATATAGATGAAGATGATCCAAGGAAAAATAGTACGCTTGCTTATTTAACAAAATACACCTCCGATATTGCTCTAGATAATCACAAAGAGAATCTCAAAAAAATTGGGATAACTGTTAAGTTCACGAAACTAAAACGTAATAAAGCAGGTGAAATTACAAGTATAAAAGTGAGTCTTAAAAATAAAAAAGGAGCTCAAAGTAGTGCAACTTGGAAAGTTGACGATGGTATACCTAGTATTGAATTTGGTGAAACAGATGGCTCTCTAATTGCAAGAACAAGTGAAATGAACTAA
- a CDS encoding endonuclease yields MKRILTILLVFISIFSWSQTLVINELDCDNPSTDTEEFVEIKSQTPNFSTDGYVLVFFNGSTSGGDSSYLTIDLTGFTTDSNGLLLIGSTRVSPYPQLLIAQNLIQNGADAVAIYQASPNDFPEGTVANITNLVDVLLYDTSDADDLTLIDIFDDDPNFASIQQINEGSSGNTNSIQRNNDGTYFTGTPTPRALNDGSGIIFNAIEISVAESMYNEDDTFDITFTADTNVTSDLDFSISLTNYGFNTSDYTGNINLTIPNGQNSTSTTITLVDDALDEGDEILQIRFTDLVEPTIPSNNRVEVRIVDNDFTMAAWGTPVNPTTGVVQSTQPAGYYDSTDGLADIALRQALQDIIADPTTVRAQTYADVFDILTEADQNPENSNQVWLVYSEEGRPKLDLQTGSSNAGKWNREHTYPRSRGGFFDIEEDEISDGIDVFWTTKADSLRHGNSDAHALRAADASENSSRGNQHYGQYIGPTATLGSFRGDVARSVLYMEIRYNGLEVVDGFPNTTGQLGDLDTLLDWHRNDPPDDFEMNRNNIVYNWQKNRNPFIDLPLMVEYIWGTNVGDPWNQSLSLTEDEFSTASIYPNPTNGRLYITGLNSEIDIEVYSIEGKLLKDFKSVAAFIDLDLSSGLYLLKLISDANSTIKKVIIE; encoded by the coding sequence ATGAAAAGAATTCTTACGATACTATTAGTTTTTATTTCAATATTTAGTTGGTCACAAACTTTAGTAATTAATGAACTTGATTGTGATAACCCGAGTACAGATACTGAAGAATTTGTTGAAATAAAATCTCAGACACCTAATTTTTCAACTGATGGTTACGTACTTGTCTTTTTCAACGGCTCTACAAGTGGAGGAGATTCTAGCTATTTAACAATTGATTTAACTGGATTTACAACTGACAGTAATGGGTTATTACTCATTGGAAGTACAAGAGTATCACCATATCCTCAATTATTAATTGCTCAAAATCTAATACAGAATGGTGCTGATGCTGTGGCAATTTATCAAGCATCTCCAAATGATTTTCCTGAAGGAACAGTCGCAAATATTACTAACTTGGTAGATGTATTACTCTATGATACAAGTGATGCTGATGATTTAACTTTGATAGATATTTTTGATGATGATCCTAATTTTGCAAGTATTCAGCAAATAAACGAAGGTTCTAGTGGTAATACCAATTCTATTCAGCGTAATAATGATGGTACTTATTTTACAGGCACTCCAACACCAAGAGCTTTAAATGACGGTAGTGGAATTATTTTTAATGCTATAGAAATCTCCGTAGCTGAATCTATGTATAATGAAGATGATACTTTTGATATAACATTTACAGCAGATACAAATGTAACTTCTGATCTAGATTTTAGCATAAGTCTTACTAATTACGGATTTAATACTTCTGATTACACAGGGAATATAAATCTTACAATTCCTAATGGTCAAAATTCAACGAGTACAACAATAACTCTAGTTGATGATGCTTTAGATGAAGGTGATGAGATTTTGCAAATTAGGTTTACAGATTTGGTAGAGCCGACTATTCCTTCTAATAATAGGGTAGAGGTAAGAATTGTAGATAATGATTTTACTATGGCAGCATGGGGAACTCCAGTTAATCCAACTACAGGAGTTGTACAGAGTACTCAGCCAGCAGGTTATTATGATAGTACAGATGGATTAGCAGATATTGCATTAAGACAAGCTTTGCAAGATATTATTGCCGATCCCACAACTGTGAGAGCACAAACGTATGCAGATGTTTTTGATATTTTAACAGAAGCAGATCAAAACCCAGAAAACAGTAACCAGGTTTGGTTAGTATATTCTGAAGAAGGACGACCAAAATTAGATTTACAGACAGGATCTAGTAATGCAGGAAAATGGAATAGGGAACATACGTATCCAAGATCTAGAGGAGGGTTTTTTGATATTGAAGAAGATGAGATCTCCGATGGCATTGATGTGTTTTGGACAACTAAAGCAGATTCGCTACGTCATGGTAATTCAGATGCTCATGCATTAAGAGCTGCAGATGCATCAGAAAACAGTTCTAGAGGTAATCAGCATTATGGACAGTATATTGGTCCAACTGCAACACTTGGAAGCTTTAGAGGTGATGTGGCAAGAAGTGTTTTATATATGGAAATTAGATATAACGGTTTGGAGGTTGTTGATGGATTTCCTAATACAACTGGACAGTTAGGAGATTTAGATACTTTATTAGATTGGCATAGAAATGACCCACCAGATGATTTTGAAATGAACAGAAACAATATCGTTTATAATTGGCAAAAAAATAGAAATCCATTTATAGATCTACCATTAATGGTAGAGTATATTTGGGGAACTAATGTTGGTGATCCTTGGAATCAATCACTGAGTTTAACAGAGGATGAATTTAGTACTGCTTCCATTTACCCTAATCCAACAAATGGAAGGCTATATATAACAGGTTTAAACTCAGAAATAGATATTGAAGTCTATTCTATTGAAGGAAAACTTTTAAAGGATTTTAAATCAGTAGCAGCATTTATCGATTTAGACTTATCATCAGGTTTATATCTATTAAAATTAATAAGTGATGCAAATTCAACGATTAAGAAAGTAATTATAGAATAA
- a CDS encoding anti-sigma factor: MIKKTILGLLAIGLLAVSCSSDDDSNTPTNADLTLDLQGLESLGSDFVYEGWIIVDGQPVSTGTFSNVVFPQTFSVSAAQLSSATKFVLSIEPAVDPDPAPAATKILAGDFLGNSANVNSNNTLVDSGSTLTSLADATGKYILATPTDMDDTNEASGVWFLDNSAPPAVAGLNLPTLAAGWKYEGWVVFDGTPISTGAFSSAESADDNAASSVFKGDSGNGPGYPGEDYLQNAPAGLTFPTDLKGRTVVISVEPYPDNSTAPFTLKPLAHVVPAAAMNHTVIDMGDGPVETITGSVTRN; this comes from the coding sequence ATGATTAAAAAAACAATTTTAGGATTACTAGCAATAGGATTATTAGCAGTATCCTGCAGTAGTGATGATGATAGCAACACACCAACAAATGCAGATTTAACTTTAGATCTACAAGGTTTAGAATCTTTAGGTAGCGATTTTGTTTACGAAGGTTGGATTATCGTAGATGGTCAGCCAGTAAGTACAGGAACATTTTCGAATGTTGTGTTTCCACAAACTTTTTCTGTAAGTGCGGCGCAATTAAGTAGCGCAACTAAATTTGTACTATCAATAGAACCTGCAGTAGATCCAGATCCTGCGCCAGCAGCTACCAAAATTTTAGCTGGAGATTTTTTAGGAAATTCGGCAAATGTGAATTCTAATAATACTTTGGTAGATTCAGGAAGTACATTAACATCTTTAGCAGATGCTACAGGTAAGTATATATTAGCAACACCTACTGACATGGATGATACAAATGAAGCTAGTGGAGTTTGGTTCTTAGACAACTCTGCGCCTCCTGCAGTAGCTGGCTTAAACCTACCTACTTTAGCAGCAGGTTGGAAATATGAAGGTTGGGTAGTTTTTGACGGCACACCTATAAGTACAGGAGCTTTTTCATCAGCTGAAAGTGCAGATGATAATGCTGCATCTTCGGTATTTAAAGGGGATTCTGGTAATGGACCTGGTTATCCTGGTGAGGATTATTTACAAAATGCTCCTGCAGGTTTAACATTTCCGACTGATTTAAAAGGAAGAACCGTTGTAATCTCTGTAGAGCCTTACCCAGATAATAGTACAGCACCTTTTACATTAAAGCCATTAGCTCATGTAGTACCTGCTGCAGCTATGAACCATACTGTGATTGATATGGGTGATGGCCCAGTAGAAACGATAACAGGTTCTGTAACAAGAAATTAA